Proteins encoded within one genomic window of Anopheles gambiae chromosome 3, idAnoGambNW_F1_1, whole genome shotgun sequence:
- the LOC1280346 gene encoding regulator of microtubule dynamics protein 1 — translation MIARNGGSIIIQRYGRLLINALRITKEVVIGHKNTNFFLRRLHTAGSKQKPTVYIRPLLFVTSLSLFSSKESKQESPKTTKMADETVKTLSETIQHADQLFDENNFQEAYDLLQKYPAQETYDIKWRLARVTFSLSKPAPSPRKEELVREAFRYSEEALKLNDGDFAAHKWYSILLDAKSSLEGIKERVTQLETVKQHMQRAVELNPNDPTSWYILGHFYYGLADLPWYQRKIVSTIFATPPTGTYEQALECFEKAEATQPSFYSMNHLMLAKTYQALKQAEKAKEFMTLAANVAVLNEDDKQCKEEATKLLKKM, via the exons ATGATTGCACGAAACGGAGGCAGCATCATTATTCAGCGGTACGGCCGATTACTAATCAACGCGCTGCGTATCACAAAAGAGGTGGTGATCGGACACAAGAATACGAATTTCTTCCTCCGTCGGCTGCATACGGCGGGCAGCAAACAAAAG CCCACGGTTTACATCCGACCTTTGCTGTTCGTGACCTCTCTGTCGCTGTTTTCGTCCAAGGAGAGCAAACAAGAATCACCCAAAACCACCAAAATGGCCGATGAAACGGTGAAGACCCTGAGCGAGACCATCCAGCACGCCGATCAGCTTTTCGACGAGAACAACTTCCAGGAGGCGTACGATCTCCTGCAAAAGTATCCG GCGCAGGAAACGTACGACATTAAGTGGCGACTCGCGCGGGTGACCTTTTCACTTTCGAAACCCGCGCCAAGCCCGCGCAAGGAGGAGCTGGTGCGGGAAGCTTTCCGCTACTCGGAGGAAGCCCTCAAGCTGAACGACGGTGACTTTGctgcccacaagtggtactcCATCTTGCTGGACGCGAAGAGCAGCCTGGAGGGGATAAAGGAGCGCGTCACGCAGCTGGAAACGGTCAAGCAGCACATGCAGCGTGCGGTCGAGCTGAACCCGAACGACCCGACCAGCTGGTACATCCTGGGCCACTTCTACTACGGGCTAGCGGATCTGCCCTGGTACCAGCGCAAGATTGTGTCGACGATCTTTGCGACGCCGCCGACCGGTACGTACGAGCAGGCGCTCGAGTGCTTCGAGAAGGCCGAAGCCACGCAGCCCAGCTTTTACTCGATGAACCATTTGATGCTAGCCAAAACGTACCAGGCGCTCAAGCAGGCGGAAAAGGCAAAAGAGTTCATGACGCTGGCGGCCAACGTGGCCGTGCTGAACGAGGACGACAAGCAGTGCAAAGAGGAGGCAACGAAATTGCTGAAGAAGATGTAA
- the LOC1280345 gene encoding uncharacterized protein LOC1280345: MLTDPVVVSKMVSNHLFYVSRADIFSVYPEILREILVLEELLCRTKPITAFGHTITASDRVPLQLPSEFEWQLKQYFRLLEQQKKINAATEQGIQLKSSLEKVDHTYWEVKAKSIDEVVSPMTSPASGDSSTPSFRRRRRLCILDNPIDFCDIAAYNQWRLEDIVRAGKLLHQPPLPVQFDDEYEMRKVYSMIYDVYRFKLVLQQALRNIGFYESYPMLAHETTRVWLLLYDMYLRKFVKREPDTVPQKDQLFHEAHLLEIERCLELNSVKIAAALTRIRIQNSAYNMQCLLPLHLQDNKVAVVVSNPIITGWINTFRIRTKQEANEILRQLGFELIEPPATASFQSLLNLFSPREKTGYIPLTLNRYKWDRLCPQVLFIYPEDRSKFVQSQIFVDHQFIIQDRSFTIGPTVFSNLLDYFEVQGDVLQTHIASPRSTAYLASLLANCNRVRNFVAFGCGSKLAEYREYMAELGVTNVKLFAEPFADIPHGSPIVDKVVGILANPPSSYSAVSDPIDLICSRGGDLSMLEMLSESEMTDDSRQRVSKLLEKQRETLKLAMSRPQVQFILYQTHSIVETENDTMVQRAVEYTNQKAFDVHYKAMKEREMAALAEAAGNTLVNRLLGRQQEAAARAKNAEASEGGERDGTEGGADGASTRKNSEEEVNVPPTDQFEVVELPDFCPQRDNCLDFKECGVYLSLIKRKEVIRLDSKYLIKIAELRGIFGDANNEPRFNVKVTKRTDRKSEEQDAHDLHNRKKRLKRRGSNMDSLITRLNTPTQASLKRAHHHRMSSVEHKFMFFDAYREWCPKYANRSENNLSVLSDDRSSTVSIVRARVWWKTTIHYVIQKIRLSKLDGSDDGTEFPPLILRRYPAGCRLGTGGPDGTKRFRWSHQNRIPYPLPVRILEFRQYNSENSLLNKTADSEKTCPERPARLSRQNALTNTSCPGPRVRLRSSHSC; this comes from the exons ATGCTCACCGACCCGGTGGTTGTGTCAAAGATGGTATCCAATCATCTGTTTTACGTTAGCCGAGCGGATATATTCTCCGTCTATCCGGAGATATTGCGCGAGATACTCGtgctggaggagctgctgTGTAGGACGAAACCCATCACCGCCTTTGGACATACGATCACGGCAAGCGATCGCGTACCGTTACAGCTGCCGAGTGAGTTCGAATGGCAGCTGAAGCAGTACTTCCGCCTGCTTGAGCAACAGAAGAAGATCAATGCGGCCACGGAGCAAGGCAT CCAGCTGAAGAGCTCCCTGGAGAAGGTCGACCACACCTACTGGGAGGTGAAGGCCAAATCCATCGATGAGGTGGTATCGCCGATGACTTCGCCGGCGTCCGGCGATTCGTCCACGCCTTCCTTCCGACGACGGCGGCGCCTCTGCATTCTGGACAATCCGATCGACTTCTGCGACATTGCCGCCTACAACCAGTGGCGGCTGGAGGACATCGTGCGGGCGGGCAAGTTGCTGCACCAACCACCGCTGCCGGTACAGTTCGACGACGAGTACGAGATGCGCAAAGTGTACTCCATGATTTACGACGTCTATCGGT TCAAGCTGGTGCTTCAACAGGCACTGCGAAATATTGGCTTTTACGAAAGCTACCCGATG CTTGCCCACGAAACGACCCGCGTATGGTTGCTGCTGTACGATATGTATTTGCGGAAGTTTGTAAAACGCGAACCGGATACGGTGCCACAGAAGGATCAACTGTTTCACGAGGCACACTTGCTGG AAATTGAACGATGTCTTGAGTTGAATAGTGTCAAAATTGCGGCCGCTCTTACACGCATCCGCATCCAGAACAGTGCGTACAACATGCAATGTCTGCTACCACTGCACCTGCAGGACAATAAGGTTGCGGTCGTAGTCTCCAATCCCATCATAACCGGCTGGATCAACACGTTTCGCATCCGCACGAAACAGGAAGCGAACGAAATCCTGCGGCAGCTTGGCTTCGAACTGATCGAGCCGCCTGCAACGGCAAGCTTTCAGAGTTTGCTCAATCTGTTTAGCCCGCGGGAAAAGACGGGCTACATTCCGCTCACGCTCAATCGCTACAAGTGGGACCGGCTCTGTCCGCAGGTGCTCTTCATCTACCCGGAGGATCGGTCGAAATTTGTGCAATCGCAAATATTCGTCGATCATCAGTTCATCATACAGGATCGTTCGTTTACCATTGGTCCGACCGTGTTCTCCAATCTGCTCGACTACTTCGAGGTGCAGGGTGACGTACTGCAGACGCACATAGCTTCGCCACGGTCCACTGCCTACCTGGCGTCCCTGCTGGCGAACTGTAATCGTGTGCGCAACTTTGTGGCCTTCGGTTGTGGCAGCAAGCTAGCCGAGTATCGCGAGTATATGGCCGAGCTGGGCGTGACCAACGTGAAGCTGTTCGCCGAACCATTCGCCGATATCCCGCACGGTTCACCGATAGTGGACAAGGTGGTGGGCATCCTGGCGAACCCACCCAGCTCGTACAGTGCCGTCAGTGATCCGATTGATCTGATCTGTAGCCGTGGCGGCGATCTTTCGATGTTGGAAATGCTGTCCGAGTCGGAAATGACGGACGATAGCCGGCAGCGGGTTTCGAAGCTGCTCGAAAAGCAACGCGAAACGCTGAAGCTGGCCATGTCACGACCGCAGGTACAGTTCATACTCTACCAAACGCACTCGATCGTGGAGACGGAGAACGATACCATGGTGCAGCGGGCAGTCGAGTACACCAACCAGAAGGCGTTCGACGTGCACTATAAGGCGATGAAGGAGCGGGAGATGGCCGCACTCGCCGAAGCGGCAGGAAACACGCTGGTCAACCGGCTACTCGGTAGACagcaagaagcagcagcacgggcCAAGAATGCCGAAGCTTCCGAGGGCGGAGAACGCGATGGAACCGAGGGTGGCGCAGATGGAGCGAGCACACGCAAAAACTCCGAAGAGGAGGTCAACGTACCACCGACGGATCAGTTCGAGGTGGTAGAGCTGCCCGACTTCTGTCCTCAAAGAGACAACTGTCTCGATTTTAAGGAGTGTGGAGTGTATCTATCACTCATTAAGCGCAAGGAAGTAATACGGCTCGATTCGAAGTATCTCATCAAGATAGCGGAGCTGCGCGGCATATTCGGTGATGCTAACAATGAGCCACGCTTTAACGTAAAGGTGACGAAACGTACCGATCGCAAGTCGGAGGAACAGGACGCACACGATCTGCACAATCGCAAGAAGCGGCTGAAGCGCCGTGGAAGTAATATGGATTCCCTCATCACCCGTCTCAATACACCGACCCAGGCATCGTTGAAGCGTGCTCACCATCACCGGATGTCGTCCGTTGAGCACAAGTTTATGTTCTTCGATGCCTACCGCGAATGGTGCCCGAAGTATGCGAACCGGAGTGAAAACAACCTGAGCGTCCTGTCGGACGATCGGTCTTCGACAGTGTCGATTGTACGGGCTCGCGTCTGGTGGAAGACAACCATCCATTACGTGATCCAGAAGATTCGCCTCTCTAAGCTGGACGGGTCGGACGATGGGACGGAATTTCCACCGCTGATACTACGCCGCTATCCGGCTGGATGTCGTTTGGGGACCGGTGGGCCAGATGGAACGAAACGGTTTCGCTGGAGCCATCAAAACCGCATACCTTACCCACTGCCCGTGCGGATACTCGAGTTCCGGCAGTATAATTCCGAAAACAG CCTGCTCAACAAAACTGCAGACTCGGAGAAAACCTGCCCGGAAAGACCAGCAAGACTCAGTCGCCAAAATGCACTCACCAATACCAGCTGCCCAGGTCCACGAGTTCGGCTAAGGTCTTCACACTCCTGCTAA
- the LOC3291570 gene encoding ubiquitin-protein ligase E3A isoform X1, with protein sequence MNNAHSKSQSDDESRIDEESSSSGSRSFEKDDSKQSNKQPNNGTLPSSSASSSGRLRGTAGRSASALTSEEQELKRVSTKKLIERYFYQLMQGCGNPKCCNKNCASSGKVERLTPNAAAARAIQLFSQEAALCSETQPSKLAKTDEHHHATGSSGSTSTCSPSVAQGSNEPSSADADRSNARWRECSKENKEVEKMDVAYDNSALDLDSMEEDDSSTKTTGSTAEPRKPSSSSSSSSSNTSHNTAQNHLEPLAAVGTLPAANSRNNNVGSSSGSGAKTKTQATEEVQYLDEAMLKELTERCIREGSDAPLIRTLGAVFSSYRGLAASFQFCPAASSIEKMLARAPAGDLRNMKKEDLRSLEGDLDKDEDSKAPVESVPDVPDPAHTTVDVESLRSSMKALYAARPAVFGPINNALELLGKSLSRDLRVGLTSNDELESLVTVFVIAFETLLVGSADCLEGSFPRICAAVTRLPVWAQCRLVRIWAEHCKDSIHPLLQQLQQLITVSTLSMHSFRGIRIHDNKVVCNATKAMKLVYYANILAGELEPKHYRELDLRDTSLPSYLSLIPEDDDVRPADAEVRSRQKKVEDPFITELDVNPLDCRKPLVPYEEFYNELLCDVVEMDHDYLEYKSIASAVNGALSLIGTDPSTIFSFMQYAFILTPTTKTLALYYDSRIRMYSERRLSFLQQQQQLRQNSSALQAVNPYLNLKIRRDHIIDDALVELEIIAMSNPKDLKKQLVVEFTGEQGIDEGGVSKEFFQLIIEEIFNPDYGMFVTNEDSNTVWFNSISFENEAQFTLIGIVLGLAIYNNIILAVNFPMVVYRKLMGMKGSFLDLKDLNPVLFNSLKSLLDYTENDMEEVFMQTFKIGYRDVFGNLLEHELKPDGDKIFVTQDNKQDFVELYSDFMLNKSVEKQFNAFRRGFQMVTDESPLHLLFRPEEVELIVCGSKEFDFDELEQSTEYEGGFTAESQTIKDFWSIVHGLSMEVKRKLLQFTTGSDRVPVGGLSRLKLVVARNGPDSDRLPTSHTCFNVLLLPEYNSKEKLEERLLKAINYSKGFGML encoded by the exons ATGAACAACGCGCACAGCAAATCCCAGTCGGACGACGAGTCCAG AATCGATGAGGAATCGTCATCTTCCGGCAGCCGCTCGTTTGAAAAGGATGACAGCAAACAATCGAACAAACAACCGAACAACGGCACTTTGCCGTCCTCTTCCGCCTCCTCTTCCGGCCGGCTGCGAGGCACTGCGGGTCGGTCAGCTTCCGCGCTGACGAGCGAAGAGCAGGAACTGAAACGTGTGTCCACGAAAAAGCTCATCGAACGATACTTCTACCAGCTGATGCAAGGCTGCGGCAATCCGAAATGTTGCAACAAAAACTGTGCCTCAAGTGGAAAGGTCGAGCGGCTGACACCGAATGCGGCCGCCGCCCGGGCCATCCAGCTGTTCTCGCAGGAGGCCGCCCTGTGCTCGGAAACGCAGCCCTCGAAGCTGGCGAAAACGGACGAACACCACCATGCGACTGGCAGTAGCGGCAGTACGTCCACGTGTTCCCCCTCCGTTGCTCAAGGATCAAACGAACCGTCCAGTGCAGATGCGGATCGGTCCAACGCACGCTGGAGGGAGTGCAGCAAAGAGAACAAAGAGGTAGAGAAAATGGATGTGGCCTACGACAA CTCAGCGCTTGATTTGGACTCGATGGAGGAGGACGACAGCAGCACGAAGACAACGGGTTCCACTGCCGAACCTAGAAAgcctagtagtagtagcagtagtagcagtagtaacaCCAGCCACAACACTGCGCAGAACCATTTGGAACCTCTTGCCGCGGTCGGTACACTACCAGCGGCCAATAGTAGAAACAATAACGTCGGCAGTAGTAGTGGCAGTGGCGCCAAAACCAAAACTCAAGCGACGGAAGAGGTACAGTATCTGGATGAGGCCATGCTGAAAGAGCTGACCGAGAGATGCATCCGGGAGGGATCGGACGCTCCGCTCATCCGAACGTTGGGCGCCGTGTTTTCCTCCTACCGTGGCCTAGCGGCTAGCTTCCAGTTCTGTCCGGCTGCGTCCAGCATTGAGAAGATGCTGGCGAGGGCCCCGGCCGGCGATTTGCGCAACATGAAGAAGGAAGATCTGCGGTCGCTCGAAGGTGACCTGGACAAGGACGAGGATAGCAAAGCGCCGGTAGAATCGGTGCCGGATGTACCAGACCCCGCCCACACCACGGTCGATGTGGAGTCGCTCAGGAGCTCGATGAAGGCACTGTACGCCGCCCGTCCGGCCGTGTTCGGTCCGATCAATAATGCGCTCGAGCTGCTCGGGAAATCGCTCTCGAGGGATCTGCGCGTTGGGCTTACCTCGAATGACGAGCTGGAATCGCTTGTGACCGTGTTCGTGATTGCGTTTGAAACGCTGCTGGTCGGATCGGCCGATTGTCTCGAGGGATCGTTCCCTCGCATCTGTGCAGCGGTAACGCGACTGCCCGTCTGGGCTCAGTGCCGGTTGGTGCGCATCTGGGCGGAACACTGCAAGGACAGCATCCATCCGCTGCTGcaacagcttcagcagctgATCACCGTTTCGACGCTTTCGATGCACTCCTTCCGAGGCATCCGGATACACGACAACAAAGTCGTCTGCAATGCCACCAAGGCAATGAAG CTGGTTTACTATGCCAACATACTGGCGGGAGAGCTAGAACCAAAGCACTATCGTGAGTTGGACTTACGGGACACGTCGCTGCCATCCTACCTTTCGCTCATCCCCGAGGACGACGATGTGCGCCCAGCCGATGCGGAGGTGCGGTCGCGCCAGAAAAAGGTAGAAGACCCGTTCATAACGGAGCTGGACGTAAATCCGCTCGACTGCCGGAAGCCGCTGGTGCCATACGAAGAGTTCTACAACGAGCTGCTGTGCGATGTGGTCGAAATGGATCACGACTATCTCGAGTACAAGAGCATCGCGTCGGCCGTAAACGGTGCGCTGTCGCTGATCGGGACGGATCCATCGACCATCTTCAGTTTCATGCAGTACGCGTTCATCCTAACGCCGACGACGAAAACGCTTGCGCTCTACTACGACTCGCGCATTCGTATGTACTCCGAGCGGCGACTCAgcttcctgcagcagcagcagcaactgcgCCAGAACAGTAGCGCACTGCAGGCAGTGAACCCTTACCTCAATCTGAAGATTCGCCGGGACCATATCATCGACGATGCGCTGGTCGAGCTGGAGATCATTGCCATGTCTAACCCGAAGGACCTCAAGAAGCAGCTGGTGGTGGAGTTTACCGGCGAGCAGGGCATCGACGAGGGCGGCGTTTCGAAGGAGTTCTTTCAGCTGATCATCGAGGAGATCTTCAACCCCGACTATGGCATGTTCGTGACGAACGAGGACTCCAACACGGTGTGGTTTAACTCGATCTCGTTCGAAAACGAGGCCCAGTTCACGCTCATCGGTATCGTGCTCGGGCTGGCAATTTACAACAATATCATCCTTGCGGTCAACTTCCCCATGGTGGTCTATCGCAAGCTGATGGGTATGAAGGGCTCATTTCTCGATCTGAAGGATTTAAATCCG GTACTGTTCAATAGCTTAAAATCGCTGCTCGACTATACGGAAAATGACATGGAGGAGGTATTTATGCAAACGTTCAAAATCGGCTACCGGGATGTGTTTGGGAACCTGCTCGAGCACGAACTGAAACCGGACGGTGACAAGATATTCGTTACGCAGGACAACAAGCAAGACTTTGTCGAACTGTACAGTGACTTTATGCTGAACAAGAGCGTCGAGAAGCAGTTCAACGCGTTCCGCAGGGGTTTCCAGATGGTGACGGACGAAAGCCCGCTCCATCTGCTGTTCCGCCCGGAGGAAGTGGAGCTGATTGTGTGTGGCAGCAAGGAGTTTGATTTCGACGAGCTCGAGCAGTCGACCGAGTACGAGGGCGGCTTCACTGCCGAGTCACAAACGATCAAGGACTTTTGGTCGATTGTGCACGGGCTGTCGATGGAGGTAAAAAGAAAGTTGCTTCAATTCACCACGG GCTCCGATCGTGTTCCTGTGGGTGGTCTTAGTCGATTGAAGCTGGTGGTAGCGCGCAACGGTCCCGACAGCGACCGATTGCCGACGAGTCACACCTGCTTCAATGTGCTGCTACTTCCCGAGTACAATTCCAAGGAAAAGCTCGAGGAACGACTGCTGAAAGCGATCAACTATTCAAAAGGCTTCGGGATGCTGTAG
- the LOC3291570 gene encoding ubiquitin-protein ligase E3A isoform X2: MEEDDSSTKTTGSTAEPRKPSSSSSSSSSNTSHNTAQNHLEPLAAVGTLPAANSRNNNVGSSSGSGAKTKTQATEEVQYLDEAMLKELTERCIREGSDAPLIRTLGAVFSSYRGLAASFQFCPAASSIEKMLARAPAGDLRNMKKEDLRSLEGDLDKDEDSKAPVESVPDVPDPAHTTVDVESLRSSMKALYAARPAVFGPINNALELLGKSLSRDLRVGLTSNDELESLVTVFVIAFETLLVGSADCLEGSFPRICAAVTRLPVWAQCRLVRIWAEHCKDSIHPLLQQLQQLITVSTLSMHSFRGIRIHDNKVVCNATKAMKLVYYANILAGELEPKHYRELDLRDTSLPSYLSLIPEDDDVRPADAEVRSRQKKVEDPFITELDVNPLDCRKPLVPYEEFYNELLCDVVEMDHDYLEYKSIASAVNGALSLIGTDPSTIFSFMQYAFILTPTTKTLALYYDSRIRMYSERRLSFLQQQQQLRQNSSALQAVNPYLNLKIRRDHIIDDALVELEIIAMSNPKDLKKQLVVEFTGEQGIDEGGVSKEFFQLIIEEIFNPDYGMFVTNEDSNTVWFNSISFENEAQFTLIGIVLGLAIYNNIILAVNFPMVVYRKLMGMKGSFLDLKDLNPVLFNSLKSLLDYTENDMEEVFMQTFKIGYRDVFGNLLEHELKPDGDKIFVTQDNKQDFVELYSDFMLNKSVEKQFNAFRRGFQMVTDESPLHLLFRPEEVELIVCGSKEFDFDELEQSTEYEGGFTAESQTIKDFWSIVHGLSMEVKRKLLQFTTGSDRVPVGGLSRLKLVVARNGPDSDRLPTSHTCFNVLLLPEYNSKEKLEERLLKAINYSKGFGML, from the exons ATGGAGGAGGACGACAGCAGCACGAAGACAACGGGTTCCACTGCCGAACCTAGAAAgcctagtagtagtagcagtagtagcagtagtaacaCCAGCCACAACACTGCGCAGAACCATTTGGAACCTCTTGCCGCGGTCGGTACACTACCAGCGGCCAATAGTAGAAACAATAACGTCGGCAGTAGTAGTGGCAGTGGCGCCAAAACCAAAACTCAAGCGACGGAAGAGGTACAGTATCTGGATGAGGCCATGCTGAAAGAGCTGACCGAGAGATGCATCCGGGAGGGATCGGACGCTCCGCTCATCCGAACGTTGGGCGCCGTGTTTTCCTCCTACCGTGGCCTAGCGGCTAGCTTCCAGTTCTGTCCGGCTGCGTCCAGCATTGAGAAGATGCTGGCGAGGGCCCCGGCCGGCGATTTGCGCAACATGAAGAAGGAAGATCTGCGGTCGCTCGAAGGTGACCTGGACAAGGACGAGGATAGCAAAGCGCCGGTAGAATCGGTGCCGGATGTACCAGACCCCGCCCACACCACGGTCGATGTGGAGTCGCTCAGGAGCTCGATGAAGGCACTGTACGCCGCCCGTCCGGCCGTGTTCGGTCCGATCAATAATGCGCTCGAGCTGCTCGGGAAATCGCTCTCGAGGGATCTGCGCGTTGGGCTTACCTCGAATGACGAGCTGGAATCGCTTGTGACCGTGTTCGTGATTGCGTTTGAAACGCTGCTGGTCGGATCGGCCGATTGTCTCGAGGGATCGTTCCCTCGCATCTGTGCAGCGGTAACGCGACTGCCCGTCTGGGCTCAGTGCCGGTTGGTGCGCATCTGGGCGGAACACTGCAAGGACAGCATCCATCCGCTGCTGcaacagcttcagcagctgATCACCGTTTCGACGCTTTCGATGCACTCCTTCCGAGGCATCCGGATACACGACAACAAAGTCGTCTGCAATGCCACCAAGGCAATGAAG CTGGTTTACTATGCCAACATACTGGCGGGAGAGCTAGAACCAAAGCACTATCGTGAGTTGGACTTACGGGACACGTCGCTGCCATCCTACCTTTCGCTCATCCCCGAGGACGACGATGTGCGCCCAGCCGATGCGGAGGTGCGGTCGCGCCAGAAAAAGGTAGAAGACCCGTTCATAACGGAGCTGGACGTAAATCCGCTCGACTGCCGGAAGCCGCTGGTGCCATACGAAGAGTTCTACAACGAGCTGCTGTGCGATGTGGTCGAAATGGATCACGACTATCTCGAGTACAAGAGCATCGCGTCGGCCGTAAACGGTGCGCTGTCGCTGATCGGGACGGATCCATCGACCATCTTCAGTTTCATGCAGTACGCGTTCATCCTAACGCCGACGACGAAAACGCTTGCGCTCTACTACGACTCGCGCATTCGTATGTACTCCGAGCGGCGACTCAgcttcctgcagcagcagcagcaactgcgCCAGAACAGTAGCGCACTGCAGGCAGTGAACCCTTACCTCAATCTGAAGATTCGCCGGGACCATATCATCGACGATGCGCTGGTCGAGCTGGAGATCATTGCCATGTCTAACCCGAAGGACCTCAAGAAGCAGCTGGTGGTGGAGTTTACCGGCGAGCAGGGCATCGACGAGGGCGGCGTTTCGAAGGAGTTCTTTCAGCTGATCATCGAGGAGATCTTCAACCCCGACTATGGCATGTTCGTGACGAACGAGGACTCCAACACGGTGTGGTTTAACTCGATCTCGTTCGAAAACGAGGCCCAGTTCACGCTCATCGGTATCGTGCTCGGGCTGGCAATTTACAACAATATCATCCTTGCGGTCAACTTCCCCATGGTGGTCTATCGCAAGCTGATGGGTATGAAGGGCTCATTTCTCGATCTGAAGGATTTAAATCCG GTACTGTTCAATAGCTTAAAATCGCTGCTCGACTATACGGAAAATGACATGGAGGAGGTATTTATGCAAACGTTCAAAATCGGCTACCGGGATGTGTTTGGGAACCTGCTCGAGCACGAACTGAAACCGGACGGTGACAAGATATTCGTTACGCAGGACAACAAGCAAGACTTTGTCGAACTGTACAGTGACTTTATGCTGAACAAGAGCGTCGAGAAGCAGTTCAACGCGTTCCGCAGGGGTTTCCAGATGGTGACGGACGAAAGCCCGCTCCATCTGCTGTTCCGCCCGGAGGAAGTGGAGCTGATTGTGTGTGGCAGCAAGGAGTTTGATTTCGACGAGCTCGAGCAGTCGACCGAGTACGAGGGCGGCTTCACTGCCGAGTCACAAACGATCAAGGACTTTTGGTCGATTGTGCACGGGCTGTCGATGGAGGTAAAAAGAAAGTTGCTTCAATTCACCACGG GCTCCGATCGTGTTCCTGTGGGTGGTCTTAGTCGATTGAAGCTGGTGGTAGCGCGCAACGGTCCCGACAGCGACCGATTGCCGACGAGTCACACCTGCTTCAATGTGCTGCTACTTCCCGAGTACAATTCCAAGGAAAAGCTCGAGGAACGACTGCTGAAAGCGATCAACTATTCAAAAGGCTTCGGGATGCTGTAG